The following are encoded together in the Vibrio zhugei genome:
- the accB gene encoding acetyl-CoA carboxylase biotin carboxyl carrier protein — MDIRKIKKLIELVEESGVAELEISEGEESVRISRNTAAPAPVHYTAAPAPAPVAQAAPAAQPAATPAPAAQPAGHQVLSPMVGTFYGAPSPDASPFVTVGQSVNVGDTLCIVEAMKMMNQIEADKAGVVTAVLLEDGQPVEFDQPLIIIE; from the coding sequence ATGGATATTCGTAAAATCAAGAAGCTTATTGAACTCGTTGAAGAATCTGGCGTTGCTGAGCTAGAAATTTCTGAAGGCGAAGAATCAGTACGAATCAGCCGTAACACAGCAGCACCTGCGCCTGTACATTACACCGCCGCTCCTGCGCCAGCACCAGTGGCTCAAGCTGCACCTGCAGCTCAACCTGCTGCGACGCCTGCGCCAGCCGCTCAACCTGCTGGTCACCAAGTGCTTTCTCCAATGGTCGGTACCTTCTACGGCGCACCAAGCCCTGATGCAAGCCCATTTGTCACTGTGGGTCAAAGCGTTAACGTTGGTGACACACTATGTATCGTTGAAGCGATGAAAATGATGAACCAAATCGAAGCGGATAAAGCGGGCGTTGTGACAGCAGTTCTACTTGAAGATGGTCAACCGGTCGAATTTGATCAGCCACTCATCATCATCGAGTAA
- the panF gene encoding sodium/pantothenate symporter: protein MNSELLIPLVVYLVAVFALAAFTRRFKSKNHFLNEYFVGGRSMGGFVLAMTLAATYASASSFIGGPGAAYKMGLGWVLLTMIQLPVAWLTLGVLGKKFAIEARRHNAVTVNDILYARFQSRAVVIIASLSLLLAFFGIMVVQFVGGARLLQTVTGLPYEQGLFIFALTVGLYTTIGGFRAVVLTDAVQGIMMLIGTGALLAGVIHAGGSFSDLVIKLHDIDPSLITPYGPHHFLSQPFILSFWMLVCFGVIGLPHAAVRCMSYRDSRSVHKGIIIGTIVVALLMFGTSLSGALGRALIPHVNSPDQIMPTLMMTVLPPVVAGIFLAGPMAAIMSTIDSQLIQASATILKDLYLNYINPSLADKPNSERKLNRLSLWVTAIFALLVFCAATNPPDMIIWLNLMAFGGLQAAFLWPLMLGLYWQRASATGALCSMISGIGLFTVLSWFKPDLGGVHPIVPTQVVSLLVFVIMSRLKPSSPRKLAAQTAE, encoded by the coding sequence ATGAACAGTGAACTGCTCATTCCTTTAGTGGTTTACCTTGTAGCGGTCTTTGCTTTGGCAGCCTTTACTCGACGCTTCAAAAGCAAAAATCACTTCCTCAATGAATACTTCGTGGGTGGACGCAGTATGGGCGGCTTCGTCCTTGCGATGACCCTGGCAGCAACCTATGCCAGTGCGAGTAGCTTCATTGGCGGACCTGGCGCTGCCTATAAAATGGGATTAGGCTGGGTACTACTCACCATGATCCAATTGCCAGTAGCGTGGCTAACACTGGGAGTATTGGGTAAAAAATTCGCCATCGAAGCGCGCCGCCATAACGCTGTGACAGTCAACGATATTCTCTACGCCCGCTTTCAAAGTCGCGCTGTCGTGATCATCGCCTCGCTGTCTTTATTACTCGCTTTTTTTGGCATCATGGTGGTGCAATTTGTCGGTGGAGCTCGCTTGTTGCAAACCGTCACGGGGCTACCTTATGAACAGGGTTTGTTTATTTTTGCACTCACCGTCGGTCTTTACACAACCATTGGTGGGTTCCGCGCGGTCGTGCTCACCGATGCAGTACAAGGTATCATGATGCTCATTGGTACTGGCGCGTTACTCGCCGGTGTCATTCATGCCGGTGGCAGCTTTAGCGATTTAGTGATTAAGTTGCACGACATCGATCCAAGCTTGATTACGCCCTATGGCCCTCACCACTTCTTGAGCCAACCTTTTATTCTCAGTTTTTGGATGCTGGTGTGTTTTGGCGTGATAGGACTTCCCCATGCGGCGGTGCGCTGTATGTCTTACCGCGACAGCCGCTCCGTGCATAAAGGGATCATCATCGGCACCATCGTTGTGGCGCTGCTGATGTTTGGCACCTCGCTTTCTGGCGCATTAGGCCGTGCATTAATCCCACATGTGAACAGTCCGGATCAAATCATGCCAACGCTCATGATGACCGTATTGCCTCCGGTGGTGGCAGGAATCTTTCTCGCGGGCCCAATGGCGGCGATCATGTCAACCATTGATTCACAGCTCATTCAAGCATCAGCAACGATATTGAAAGATCTCTACCTGAATTACATCAATCCATCACTGGCTGACAAACCGAACAGCGAACGCAAACTCAATCGTCTGTCATTGTGGGTGACCGCCATTTTTGCGCTGCTAGTTTTTTGTGCCGCGACCAACCCTCCAGATATGATCATTTGGCTTAACCTGATGGCTTTTGGTGGCTTACAGGCGGCTTTCTTATGGCCATTAATGTTGGGGTTATATTGGCAACGAGCATCCGCGACTGGGGCGCTGTGCTCTATGATCAGTGGAATCGGACTGTTCACGGTGCTAAGCTGGTTTAAGCCGGATCTAGGGGGCGTTCACCCCATCGTTCCCACCCAAGTCGTCAGCTTACTTGTGTTTGTGATCATGAGCCGACTCAAACCAAGCTCTCCCCGCAAACTCGCCGCTCAAACCGCCGAATAA
- the fis gene encoding DNA-binding transcriptional regulator Fis yields MFEQNLTSEALTVTTVTSQDQITQKPLRDSVKASLKNYLAQLNGQEVTELYELVLAEVEQPLLDTIMQYTRGNQTRAATMMGINRGTLRKKLKKYGMN; encoded by the coding sequence ATGTTCGAACAAAATCTGACTTCAGAAGCTTTAACAGTAACAACCGTAACTTCACAAGATCAAATCACGCAGAAACCATTACGTGATTCAGTTAAAGCATCTCTTAAAAATTACCTTGCTCAATTAAACGGTCAAGAAGTAACAGAACTTTACGAATTAGTTCTAGCTGAAGTTGAACAACCATTACTAGACACTATCATGCAGTACACTCGCGGTAACCAAACTCGCGCAGCGACGATGATGGGTATCAACCGTGGTACACTTCGTAAGAAGCTAAAGAAATACGGCATGAACTAA
- the acs gene encoding acetate--CoA ligase yields MSSSRLYPVKQTIADTTHADNETYLSMYQQSINDPDAFWSQHGKIIDWITPFTQVKQTSFDTGHVDIRWFGDGTLNVSANCIDRHLADHGDDIAIIWEGDDPNDDAKITFNELHQRVCRFANALKAQGVKKGDVVCLYMPMVPEAAVAMLACTRIGAVHTVVFGGFSPDALAGRIIDSQAKVLVTADEGVRAGRTVPLKKNVDDALTHPETNIIDSVIVFKRTGADIAWHTERDVWWHDSVAQVSDDCPPEAMNAEDPLFILYTSGSTGKPKGVLHTTGGYLVYAAMTFKYVFDYQKSDVYWCTADVGWITGHTYLVYGPLANGATTIMFEGVPNYPSSRRMSEVIDKHQVSLLYTAPTAIRALMARGDEAVQGTQRSSLRVMGSVGEPINPEAWEWYYHAIGNGNCPIVDSWWQTETGGILITPLPGATALKPGSATRPFFGVQPGLVDNSGQLLEGEAEGNLVILDSWPGQMRSIYGDHDRFEQTYFSTFKGMYCTGDGAKRDEDGYYWITGRVDDVLNVSGHRMGTAEIESALVAFDKIAEAAVVGVPHDIKGQAIYAYITLNDGVYPDANLHKEVKDWVRKEIGAIATPDIMHWTDALPKTRSGKIMRRILRKIATGDTGNLGDTSTLADPSVVDTLMSEKALYQ; encoded by the coding sequence ATGAGTTCAAGCCGTCTATACCCTGTCAAACAAACCATTGCCGACACAACACATGCCGACAACGAAACCTATTTATCCATGTACCAACAATCGATCAATGATCCTGATGCCTTCTGGTCACAACACGGCAAAATAATCGATTGGATCACACCATTCACTCAAGTCAAACAGACATCATTTGATACTGGACATGTCGACATCCGCTGGTTTGGTGACGGAACCCTGAACGTGTCAGCCAACTGTATCGATCGTCACCTCGCCGATCACGGTGACGACATCGCGATCATTTGGGAAGGCGACGATCCAAACGATGATGCCAAGATCACCTTTAATGAACTGCACCAGCGTGTGTGTCGTTTCGCCAATGCTCTCAAAGCGCAAGGGGTCAAAAAAGGCGATGTCGTCTGTTTATATATGCCCATGGTACCGGAAGCCGCCGTTGCCATGCTGGCGTGTACTCGTATTGGCGCGGTGCATACCGTTGTCTTTGGTGGTTTCTCTCCCGATGCACTCGCGGGACGTATCATTGACTCACAAGCCAAAGTCTTGGTGACCGCAGACGAAGGGGTCCGCGCAGGCCGCACGGTGCCATTGAAAAAGAATGTCGACGATGCGCTTACTCACCCAGAGACGAATATCATCGACAGCGTAATTGTCTTCAAACGGACTGGCGCTGATATCGCTTGGCATACAGAGCGCGATGTGTGGTGGCACGACAGCGTAGCTCAAGTCTCCGACGACTGTCCTCCAGAAGCCATGAACGCCGAAGATCCGCTATTTATTCTCTACACCTCCGGCTCGACAGGCAAACCGAAAGGGGTCTTGCACACCACCGGCGGCTACTTAGTCTATGCCGCAATGACGTTTAAATACGTCTTTGATTACCAAAAAAGCGATGTCTATTGGTGTACCGCCGATGTGGGTTGGATCACCGGACACACGTATTTGGTTTACGGTCCCCTTGCAAACGGAGCCACCACCATTATGTTTGAAGGGGTTCCCAATTACCCCAGCTCGCGCCGTATGAGTGAGGTAATAGATAAACATCAAGTCTCGCTACTGTATACCGCGCCAACCGCGATTCGTGCCTTGATGGCAAGAGGCGATGAAGCGGTGCAAGGCACGCAACGGTCGAGCTTACGTGTCATGGGGTCGGTCGGTGAGCCCATCAATCCAGAAGCATGGGAGTGGTACTATCACGCCATTGGTAATGGCAATTGCCCGATCGTGGATTCTTGGTGGCAAACGGAAACCGGCGGCATTTTAATTACGCCGTTACCCGGCGCGACGGCCTTAAAACCAGGCTCCGCTACTCGCCCGTTCTTTGGAGTACAACCGGGGCTCGTCGACAACAGTGGGCAGCTTCTTGAAGGCGAAGCCGAAGGGAACTTAGTCATTCTTGACTCATGGCCCGGCCAAATGCGCTCTATCTATGGCGATCATGACCGATTTGAACAGACCTACTTTTCAACCTTTAAAGGAATGTACTGTACTGGTGATGGCGCCAAACGAGATGAAGATGGGTATTACTGGATCACCGGACGTGTCGATGATGTGCTAAACGTCTCCGGTCACCGTATGGGCACCGCAGAAATTGAATCCGCTTTAGTGGCTTTTGATAAAATCGCGGAAGCTGCGGTTGTTGGCGTGCCTCACGACATCAAGGGCCAAGCGATTTATGCTTATATCACCTTAAATGACGGTGTGTATCCTGACGCAAACCTACATAAAGAAGTCAAAGATTGGGTGCGCAAAGAAATCGGGGCCATCGCGACACCGGATATCATGCACTGGACTGATGCCTTACCCAAAACACGCTCAGGAAAAATCATGCGTCGTATTTTACGTAAAATTGCGACAGGTGATACGGGCAATCTTGGCGATACTTCAACCTTGGCCGATCCTAGCGTAGTTGATACGCTGATGTCTGAGAAAGCGCTCTACCAATAA
- the aroQ gene encoding type II 3-dehydroquinate dehydratase, with product MTAKLRILVLNGPNLNLLGLREPAHYGSATLEHIVTQLRDQADQAGIELEHLQSNREYELLEAIHNAYGQVDFIIINPAAFTHTSVALRDALLGVNIPFIEVHLSNIHAREAFRHHSYLSDKAQGVICGLGAQGYQFALSAAINTLQAK from the coding sequence ATGACTGCAAAATTACGCATTCTTGTACTCAATGGACCAAACCTAAATTTATTAGGTTTACGAGAACCCGCTCATTATGGCTCAGCGACACTCGAGCACATTGTCACACAATTACGTGACCAAGCGGATCAAGCAGGCATAGAGCTCGAGCACCTTCAATCAAACCGTGAGTACGAATTGCTCGAGGCGATTCACAATGCTTACGGTCAAGTAGACTTTATCATTATCAATCCGGCAGCGTTTACACATACCAGTGTGGCACTGCGTGATGCACTACTTGGGGTTAACATTCCGTTTATTGAAGTGCATCTTTCTAATATACATGCACGTGAAGCGTTCCGTCATCACTCCTACTTGTCTGATAAGGCTCAAGGGGTGATTTGTGGATTAGGCGCACAGGGCTACCAATTCGCTTTGTCTGCAGCCATCAACACTCTGCAAGCAAAGTAA
- the dusB gene encoding tRNA dihydrouridine synthase DusB, with translation MKIGNYQLKNKLIVAPMAGVTDRPFRELCLRYGAGMAVSEMMSANPAVWGTSKSKNRMVHAGESGIRSVQIAGSDPQLMAEAAQFSVENGAQIIDINMGCPAKKVNKKLAGSALLRSPDVVKDILATVVNAVDVPVTLKTRTGWDTENKNCVYIAKLAEDCGIQALALHGRTKACMYKGEAEYDSIKAVKQAITIPVIANGDIDTPEKAKFVLEYTGVDALMIGRPAQGRPWIFQEIQHYLETGTTMPALPLGEVKDIMLGHVQALHLFYGDYLGPRIARKHVGWYLKEHGHASEFRRTFNAIESASLQLEALEGYFDNVA, from the coding sequence TTGAAAATCGGAAACTATCAACTCAAGAACAAACTTATCGTTGCCCCTATGGCAGGAGTTACAGACAGACCGTTTCGTGAGTTGTGTCTACGCTATGGAGCGGGAATGGCCGTCAGTGAAATGATGTCTGCTAATCCGGCTGTATGGGGAACGTCGAAGTCAAAAAATCGCATGGTGCACGCGGGCGAATCGGGCATTCGTTCTGTGCAAATCGCTGGAAGTGACCCACAGCTTATGGCCGAGGCAGCTCAATTTAGTGTTGAAAATGGTGCGCAAATCATCGATATCAACATGGGCTGTCCTGCAAAGAAAGTGAATAAGAAACTGGCTGGTTCCGCATTGCTGCGCTCACCAGATGTCGTTAAAGATATTCTGGCAACGGTGGTTAATGCAGTGGATGTCCCTGTGACATTAAAAACACGCACTGGCTGGGATACAGAGAATAAGAACTGTGTCTACATCGCTAAATTAGCCGAAGACTGCGGCATACAAGCTTTAGCTCTTCATGGAAGAACCAAGGCCTGTATGTACAAGGGAGAGGCGGAATATGACAGCATTAAGGCCGTCAAACAGGCGATTACGATTCCGGTTATCGCTAACGGTGATATCGATACACCGGAAAAAGCCAAGTTTGTACTGGAGTACACCGGTGTTGACGCTTTAATGATTGGACGCCCTGCCCAAGGTCGTCCTTGGATTTTCCAGGAAATCCAACACTATTTGGAAACCGGCACCACGATGCCTGCGCTGCCCTTAGGGGAAGTCAAAGACATCATGCTTGGCCATGTACAAGCTCTGCACCTGTTTTATGGTGATTATCTTGGCCCTCGTATTGCGCGTAAGCATGTCGGGTGGTATCTGAAAGAACATGGGCATGCGAGTGAGTTTCGCCGCACCTTTAACGCCATCGAATCCGCGTCGCTGCAACTAGAGGCGCTCGAAGGTTATTTTGATAACGTTGCATAA
- a CDS encoding YhdT family protein, producing MTKLADLYRQAHKEAILALALAGLYFIWWYATAYGFAPDEQDTQLPTLVMGFPVWFFLSCVVGPVLFCGLCYLMVKMFYKDIPLDPTEEENNDEQ from the coding sequence ATGACTAAGCTTGCTGATTTATACCGTCAGGCGCACAAAGAAGCGATTCTCGCGCTGGCCTTAGCGGGATTGTATTTTATTTGGTGGTATGCGACTGCCTATGGCTTTGCTCCCGATGAACAAGACACGCAATTACCCACGTTAGTCATGGGATTCCCTGTCTGGTTTTTCTTATCCTGCGTTGTCGGGCCGGTTCTGTTTTGTGGCTTATGCTACCTCATGGTGAAAATGTTCTATAAAGACATCCCACTCGACCCAACTGAGGAGGAAAACAACGATGAACAGTGA
- the prmA gene encoding 50S ribosomal protein L11 methyltransferase, with product MPWIQIKLNATNENAEAIGDMLMEETGALSVTFLDAKDTPVFEPQPGETRLWGDTDVLALYDAEADTTLAISQIQASGLVAKDFAYKVEQIEDKDWEREWMDNFHPMQFGERLWVCPSWRDIPDPSAVNVMLDPGLAFGTGTHPTTALCLEWLDGLDLKGKTVIDFGCGSGILAIAAVKLGAEKVIGIDIDPQALQATQDNAERNGIKDQIEAYLPQDQPQGLVADVVVANILAGPLRDLSPVIKGLIKPNGLLAMSGVLDTQAEDVASYYRDELAIDPIKEMKEWCRITGQKLS from the coding sequence ATGCCTTGGATTCAAATTAAACTGAACGCGACCAATGAAAACGCCGAAGCCATTGGCGATATGCTCATGGAAGAAACGGGAGCGCTATCTGTGACGTTTCTCGATGCAAAAGACACACCGGTGTTTGAGCCGCAACCAGGAGAAACTCGTCTGTGGGGCGATACGGACGTATTAGCCCTCTACGATGCCGAAGCCGATACCACACTGGCCATCAGTCAAATCCAAGCCAGCGGCCTTGTGGCAAAAGATTTTGCTTACAAGGTTGAACAAATCGAAGACAAAGACTGGGAACGTGAATGGATGGATAACTTCCACCCAATGCAATTTGGTGAGCGACTATGGGTCTGCCCAAGCTGGCGTGATATTCCCGATCCAAGTGCCGTGAATGTGATGTTAGACCCTGGACTGGCTTTTGGGACTGGTACCCACCCAACCACCGCCCTATGTCTAGAGTGGCTGGATGGTTTAGATTTAAAAGGCAAAACCGTGATCGACTTTGGATGTGGCTCCGGTATTTTAGCCATTGCCGCCGTTAAACTGGGCGCCGAAAAAGTCATTGGTATCGATATTGATCCACAAGCATTACAAGCGACACAAGACAATGCAGAACGCAATGGCATCAAAGACCAAATCGAAGCATACCTTCCCCAAGATCAACCACAAGGTTTAGTGGCCGATGTCGTCGTCGCCAACATCTTAGCGGGTCCGTTACGAGATTTATCCCCTGTTATCAAAGGGCTTATCAAGCCAAACGGTCTCCTTGCCATGTCCGGTGTATTGGATACTCAAGCCGAAGATGTCGCGAGTTATTACCGTGATGAATTGGCGATTGACCCAATAAAAGAGATGAAAGAGTGGTGTCGCATCACAGGACAGAAATTGAGTTAA
- the accC gene encoding acetyl-CoA carboxylase biotin carboxylase subunit has product MLDKIVIANRGEIALRILRACKELGIKTVAVHSTADRDLKHVLLADETICIGSARSIDSYLNIPRLISAAEVSGAVAIHPGYGFLSENADFAEQVEQSGFTFIGPRAETIRMMGDKVSAINAMKRSGVPCVPGSDGPLDNDAAKNKAHGKRIGYPVIIKASGGGGGRGMRVVRREEDLIEAIDMTRAEAKAAFDNDIVYMEKYLENPRHVEVQVLADGQGNAIHLGERDCSMQRRHQKVVEEAPAPGITDEMRKYIGERCTRACIEIGYRGAGTFEFLYENGEFFFIEMNTRVQVEHPVTEMVTGVDIIKEQLRIAAGQPLSFTQDDIKIRGHAVECRINAEDPERFLPSPGKIEIFHSPGGMGVRWESHIYSGYTVPPYYDSMIGKLITYGENRDVAIVRMRNALNEMIVEGIKTNISLQQSIMLDEHFQRGGTNIHYLEKKLGL; this is encoded by the coding sequence ATGTTAGACAAAATTGTCATCGCTAACCGAGGCGAGATCGCACTACGTATTCTTCGCGCCTGTAAAGAACTCGGTATTAAGACAGTCGCCGTACACTCAACCGCTGACCGCGATCTTAAGCACGTACTGCTCGCAGACGAAACCATTTGTATCGGTTCAGCACGCAGTATCGATAGCTACTTAAATATTCCGCGCTTGATCTCAGCTGCAGAAGTCAGTGGCGCAGTCGCGATTCACCCAGGCTACGGTTTCTTATCTGAAAACGCGGATTTTGCAGAGCAAGTGGAACAATCCGGTTTCACCTTTATCGGTCCACGTGCAGAAACCATCCGCATGATGGGCGACAAAGTGTCGGCAATCAATGCGATGAAACGCTCTGGCGTGCCTTGTGTTCCGGGTTCAGATGGCCCACTAGACAATGACGCTGCGAAAAACAAAGCACACGGTAAGCGTATCGGCTACCCTGTCATCATCAAAGCCTCTGGTGGCGGCGGTGGTCGTGGTATGCGCGTTGTACGTCGTGAAGAAGACCTAATTGAAGCCATTGATATGACTCGTGCTGAAGCGAAAGCCGCTTTTGATAACGATATCGTATACATGGAAAAATACCTTGAAAACCCACGCCACGTGGAAGTTCAAGTATTAGCTGACGGTCAAGGTAACGCGATTCACCTAGGTGAACGTGATTGCTCAATGCAACGTCGTCACCAAAAAGTTGTGGAAGAAGCGCCAGCACCGGGTATCACTGATGAAATGCGTAAATACATCGGTGAACGTTGTACGCGTGCTTGTATCGAAATCGGCTACCGCGGTGCCGGTACATTCGAATTCTTGTACGAAAATGGTGAATTCTTCTTTATCGAAATGAATACTCGTGTTCAAGTCGAGCACCCAGTGACTGAAATGGTGACTGGTGTGGATATCATTAAAGAACAATTGCGCATTGCAGCCGGTCAACCTTTGTCATTTACTCAAGATGATATTAAGATTCGTGGCCACGCTGTCGAGTGTCGTATTAACGCGGAAGATCCAGAACGTTTCCTACCCTCTCCAGGTAAAATTGAAATATTCCACTCTCCAGGCGGTATGGGCGTTCGTTGGGAATCTCATATTTACTCTGGTTACACGGTTCCACCGTACTACGACTCAATGATTGGTAAGTTGATCACTTACGGTGAAAATCGCGATGTTGCTATCGTTCGTATGCGTAATGCACTGAACGAAATGATTGTTGAAGGGATTAAAACCAATATCTCATTACAACAATCCATCATGTTGGATGAACACTTCCAACGTGGCGGTACTAACATCCATTATTTAGAGAAGAAGCTAGGCTTGTAA
- a CDS encoding 3-phenylpropionate MFS transporter, with product MFTASPYGWVSQYLFGFFFSYGVYLPFWALWFESQGVSAAHIGTLIGLGFAARCLANVFLTPRIHKVEHLVPALRWFALATLIFGTLYFVAGGDFWLLAVITVLFNITMGPMMPLPDSMANYYAKHQLLDYGSTRVWGSIAFIVGSTAVGYLAANWGHQWILFSCLGGLAANFILSLRTPNPAPKTEGEFLTRPRPKLLALLREWSIVKFLLLEALIQGSHAAYYSIGSIYWKQAGYSEETIGYLWSLGVLMEVMLFAFSRRWFAHVPVKTLFTIAALAVAVRWGLAAMTTALLPLIVIQMLHSLTYALAHLAGMKYIQMGSEHRMVAMQALYNAIALGGSVALLTIFSGWAFEEWGGQVFWVMAAMGVAALFIRLDLPRSQLDESSMIKSEPSAQNLR from the coding sequence ATGTTCACCGCTTCGCCCTATGGATGGGTTTCCCAATACCTGTTCGGATTTTTCTTCTCTTATGGTGTGTATTTGCCTTTTTGGGCGCTGTGGTTTGAATCTCAAGGTGTCTCGGCGGCGCATATTGGTACTCTGATTGGTTTAGGGTTTGCCGCCCGTTGTTTAGCCAATGTATTTCTGACGCCTCGCATTCATAAAGTGGAACATTTGGTCCCCGCACTGCGCTGGTTTGCATTGGCGACTCTTATTTTTGGAACCTTGTATTTCGTTGCCGGAGGGGATTTTTGGCTACTAGCGGTGATTACGGTGCTCTTTAATATCACGATGGGCCCGATGATGCCGTTGCCTGATTCTATGGCGAACTATTATGCCAAGCATCAGTTACTCGATTATGGTTCGACCCGAGTTTGGGGGTCGATTGCGTTTATTGTTGGCTCGACGGCGGTCGGATACCTTGCGGCCAATTGGGGGCATCAGTGGATTTTGTTTTCGTGTTTAGGAGGCTTGGCAGCGAACTTTATTTTGAGTTTGCGTACGCCTAACCCCGCGCCCAAAACCGAGGGGGAATTTCTCACTCGTCCACGACCCAAGCTGCTGGCATTATTACGAGAGTGGTCCATTGTTAAGTTTTTACTGCTGGAAGCGCTTATCCAAGGCAGCCATGCGGCGTATTATTCGATTGGCTCAATTTATTGGAAGCAAGCGGGGTACTCGGAAGAAACCATCGGCTATTTATGGAGCTTGGGCGTACTCATGGAAGTCATGCTGTTTGCCTTTAGCCGTCGATGGTTTGCCCATGTCCCCGTCAAAACTTTATTTACCATCGCTGCTTTGGCGGTGGCGGTTCGCTGGGGCTTAGCGGCCATGACCACCGCGTTATTACCGCTGATTGTCATTCAAATGCTCCACAGTTTAACGTATGCCTTAGCGCATTTAGCAGGGATGAAATACATCCAAATGGGATCGGAGCATCGCATGGTGGCCATGCAAGCCTTGTATAACGCCATTGCTTTAGGGGGCAGTGTGGCGTTGTTGACGATTTTCAGTGGCTGGGCTTTTGAAGAATGGGGTGGACAGGTTTTTTGGGTGATGGCTGCGATGGGGGTTGCCGCGCTATTCATTCGCTTGGATTTACCAAGATCTCAGTTAGATGAATCTTCCATGATAAAAAGCGAACCTTCCGCACAGAACCTTCGTTAA